The following proteins are co-located in the Phyllostomus discolor isolate MPI-MPIP mPhyDis1 chromosome 1, mPhyDis1.pri.v3, whole genome shotgun sequence genome:
- the TPM1 gene encoding tropomyosin alpha-1 chain isoform X22 translates to MDAIKKKMQMLKLDKENALDRAEQAEADKKAAEDRSKQLEEDIAAKEKLLRASEDERDRVLEELHKAEDSLLAANETAAKLEDELVSLQKKLKGTEDELDKYSEALKDAQEKLELAEKKATDAEADVASLNRRIQLVEEELDRAQERLATALQKLEEAEKAADESERGMKVIESRAQKDEEKMEIQEIQLKEAKHIAEDADRKYEEVARKLVIIESDLERAEERAELSEGKCAELEEELKTVTNNLKSLEAQAEKYSQKEDKYEEEIKVLSDKLKEAETRAEFAERSVTKLEKSIDDLEEKVAHAKEENLSMHQMLDQTLLELNNM, encoded by the exons ATGGACGCCATCAAGAAGAAGATGCAGATGCTGAAGCTCGACAAGGAGAACGCCTTGGATCGAGCCGAGCAGGCGGAGGCCGATAAGAAGGCGGCGGAGGACAGGAGCAAGCAG CTGGAGGAGGACATCGCGGCAAAGGAGAAACTGCTGCGGGCGTCGGAGGACGAGCGGGACCGGGTGCTGGAGGAGCTGCACAAGGCGGAGGACAGCCTCCTGGCCGCCAATGAGACCGCCGCCAAG CTGGAAGATGAGCTGGTGTCGCTGCAAAAGAAACTCAAGGGCACCGAAGATGAACTGGACAAATACTCCGAGGCTCTTAAAGATGCCCAGGAGAAGCTGGAGCTGGCAGAGAAAAAGGCCACCGAC GCTGAAGCTGATGTAGCTTCTCTGAACAGACGCATCCAGCTGGTTGAGGAAGAGTTGGATCGAGCCCAGGAGCGtctagcaacagctttgcagaaGCTGGAGGAGGCTGAGAAGGCAGCAGATGAGAGCGAGAG AGGCATGAAAGTCATTGAAAGTCGAGCCCAAAAGgatgaggagaaaatggagatcCAGGAGATCCAACTGAAAGAGGCCAAGCACATTGCTGAAGATGCTGACCGCAAGTATGAAGAG GTGGCCCGTAAGCTGGTCATCATTGAGAGTGACCTGGAACGTGCAGAGGAGCGGGCCGAGCTCTCAGAAGG CAAATGTGCCGAGCTTGAAGAAGAGTTGAAAACTGTGACGAACAACTTGAAGTCACTGGAGGCTCAGGCTGAGAAG TACTCTCAGAAGGAAGACAAGTATGAGGAAGAGATCAAGGTCCTTTCTGACAAGCTGAAGGAG GCTGAGACTCGGGCTGAGTTTGCAGAGAGGTCAGTAACAAAATTGGAGAAGAGCATTGATGACTTAGAAG AGAAAGTGGCTCATGCCAAAGAAGAAAACCTTAGTATGCATCAGATGCTGGATCAGACTTTACTGGAGTTAAACAACATGTGA
- the TPM1 gene encoding tropomyosin alpha-1 chain isoform X12 — translation MDAIKKKMQMLKLDKENALDRAEQAEADKKAAEDRSKQLEEDIAAKEKLLRASEDERDRVLEELHKAEDSLLAANETAAKAEADVASLNRRIQLVEEELDRAQERLATALQKLEEAEKAADESERGMKVIESRAQKDEEKMEIQEIQLKEAKHIAEDADRKYEEVARKLVIIESDLERAEERAELSEGQVRQLEEQLRIMDQTLKALMAAEDKYSQKEDKYEEEIKVLSDKLKEAETRAEFAERSVTKLEKSIDDLEEKVAHAKEENLSMHQMLDQTLLELNNM, via the exons ATGGACGCCATCAAGAAGAAGATGCAGATGCTGAAGCTCGACAAGGAGAACGCCTTGGATCGAGCCGAGCAGGCGGAGGCCGATAAGAAGGCGGCGGAGGACAGGAGCAAGCAG CTGGAGGAGGACATCGCGGCAAAGGAGAAACTGCTGCGGGCGTCGGAGGACGAGCGGGACCGGGTGCTGGAGGAGCTGCACAAGGCGGAGGACAGCCTCCTGGCCGCCAATGAGACCGCCGCCAAG GCTGAAGCTGATGTAGCTTCTCTGAACAGACGCATCCAGCTGGTTGAGGAAGAGTTGGATCGAGCCCAGGAGCGtctagcaacagctttgcagaaGCTGGAGGAGGCTGAGAAGGCAGCAGATGAGAGCGAGAG AGGCATGAAAGTCATTGAAAGTCGAGCCCAAAAGgatgaggagaaaatggagatcCAGGAGATCCAACTGAAAGAGGCCAAGCACATTGCTGAAGATGCTGACCGCAAGTATGAAGAG GTGGCCCGTAAGCTGGTCATCATTGAGAGTGACCTGGAACGTGCAGAGGAGCGGGCCGAGCTCTCAGAAGG CCAAGTTCGACAGCTGGAAGAACAATTAAGAATAATGGATCAGACCTTGAAAGCACTAATGGCTGCAGAGGATAAG TACTCTCAGAAGGAAGACAAGTATGAGGAAGAGATCAAGGTCCTTTCTGACAAGCTGAAGGAG GCTGAGACTCGGGCTGAGTTTGCAGAGAGGTCAGTAACAAAATTGGAGAAGAGCATTGATGACTTAGAAG AGAAAGTGGCTCATGCCAAAGAAGAAAACCTTAGTATGCATCAGATGCTGGATCAGACTTTACTGGAGTTAAACAACATGTGA
- the TPM1 gene encoding tropomyosin alpha-1 chain isoform X8: MDAIKKKMQMLKLDKENALDRAEQAEADKKAAEDRSKQLEEDIAAKEKLLRASEDERDRVLEELHKAEDSLLAANETAAKAEADVASLNRRIQLVEEELDRAQERLATALQKLEEAEKAADESERGMKVIESRAQKDEEKMEIQEIQLKEAKHIAEDADRKYEEVARKLVIIESDLERAEERAELSEGKCAELEEELKTVTNNLKSLEAQAEKYSQKEDKYEEEIKVLSDKLKEAETRAEFAERSVTKLEKSIDDLEEKVAHAKEENLSMHQMLDQTLLELNNM; the protein is encoded by the exons ATGGACGCCATCAAGAAGAAGATGCAGATGCTGAAGCTCGACAAGGAGAACGCCTTGGATCGAGCCGAGCAGGCGGAGGCCGATAAGAAGGCGGCGGAGGACAGGAGCAAGCAG CTGGAGGAGGACATCGCGGCAAAGGAGAAACTGCTGCGGGCGTCGGAGGACGAGCGGGACCGGGTGCTGGAGGAGCTGCACAAGGCGGAGGACAGCCTCCTGGCCGCCAATGAGACCGCCGCCAAG GCTGAAGCTGATGTAGCTTCTCTGAACAGACGCATCCAGCTGGTTGAGGAAGAGTTGGATCGAGCCCAGGAGCGtctagcaacagctttgcagaaGCTGGAGGAGGCTGAGAAGGCAGCAGATGAGAGCGAGAG AGGCATGAAAGTCATTGAAAGTCGAGCCCAAAAGgatgaggagaaaatggagatcCAGGAGATCCAACTGAAAGAGGCCAAGCACATTGCTGAAGATGCTGACCGCAAGTATGAAGAG GTGGCCCGTAAGCTGGTCATCATTGAGAGTGACCTGGAACGTGCAGAGGAGCGGGCCGAGCTCTCAGAAGG CAAATGTGCCGAGCTTGAAGAAGAGTTGAAAACTGTGACGAACAACTTGAAGTCACTGGAGGCTCAGGCTGAGAAG TACTCTCAGAAGGAAGACAAGTATGAGGAAGAGATCAAGGTCCTTTCTGACAAGCTGAAGGAG GCTGAGACTCGGGCTGAGTTTGCAGAGAGGTCAGTAACAAAATTGGAGAAGAGCATTGATGACTTAGAAG AGAAAGTGGCTCATGCCAAAGAAGAAAACCTTAGTATGCATCAGATGCTGGATCAGACTTTACTGGAGTTAAACAACATGTGA
- the TPM1 gene encoding tropomyosin alpha-1 chain isoform X11, with translation MDAIKKKMQMLKLDKENALDRAEQAEADKKAAEDRSKQLEDELVSLQKKLKGTEDELDKYSEALKDAQEKLELAEKKATDAEADVASLNRRIQLVEEELDRAQERLATALQKLEEAEKAADESERGMKVIESRAQKDEEKMEIQEIQLKEAKHIAEDADRKYEEVARKLVIIESDLERAEERAELSEGQVRQLEEQLRIMDQTLKALMAAEDKYSQKEDKYEEEIKVLSDKLKEAETRAEFAERSVTKLEKSIDDLEEKVAHAKEENLSMHQMLDQTLLELNNM, from the exons ATGGACGCCATCAAGAAGAAGATGCAGATGCTGAAGCTCGACAAGGAGAACGCCTTGGATCGAGCCGAGCAGGCGGAGGCCGATAAGAAGGCGGCGGAGGACAGGAGCAAGCAG CTGGAAGATGAGCTGGTGTCGCTGCAAAAGAAACTCAAGGGCACCGAAGATGAACTGGACAAATACTCCGAGGCTCTTAAAGATGCCCAGGAGAAGCTGGAGCTGGCAGAGAAAAAGGCCACCGAC GCTGAAGCTGATGTAGCTTCTCTGAACAGACGCATCCAGCTGGTTGAGGAAGAGTTGGATCGAGCCCAGGAGCGtctagcaacagctttgcagaaGCTGGAGGAGGCTGAGAAGGCAGCAGATGAGAGCGAGAG AGGCATGAAAGTCATTGAAAGTCGAGCCCAAAAGgatgaggagaaaatggagatcCAGGAGATCCAACTGAAAGAGGCCAAGCACATTGCTGAAGATGCTGACCGCAAGTATGAAGAG GTGGCCCGTAAGCTGGTCATCATTGAGAGTGACCTGGAACGTGCAGAGGAGCGGGCCGAGCTCTCAGAAGG CCAAGTTCGACAGCTGGAAGAACAATTAAGAATAATGGATCAGACCTTGAAAGCACTAATGGCTGCAGAGGATAAG TACTCTCAGAAGGAAGACAAGTATGAGGAAGAGATCAAGGTCCTTTCTGACAAGCTGAAGGAG GCTGAGACTCGGGCTGAGTTTGCAGAGAGGTCAGTAACAAAATTGGAGAAGAGCATTGATGACTTAGAAG AGAAAGTGGCTCATGCCAAAGAAGAAAACCTTAGTATGCATCAGATGCTGGATCAGACTTTACTGGAGTTAAACAACATGTGA
- the TPM1 gene encoding tropomyosin alpha-1 chain isoform X6 produces MDAIKKKMQMLKLDKENALDRAEQAEADKKAAEDRSKQLEDELVSLQKKLKGTEDELDKYSEALKDAQEKLELAEKKATDAEADVASLNRRIQLVEEELDRAQERLATALQKLEEAEKAADESERGMKVIESRAQKDEEKMEIQEIQLKEAKHIAEDADRKYEEVARKLVIIESDLERAEERAELSEGKCAELEEELKTVTNNLKSLEAQAEKYSQKEDKYEEEIKVLSDKLKEAETRAEFAERSVTKLEKSIDDLEEKVAHAKEENLSMHQMLDQTLLELNNM; encoded by the exons ATGGACGCCATCAAGAAGAAGATGCAGATGCTGAAGCTCGACAAGGAGAACGCCTTGGATCGAGCCGAGCAGGCGGAGGCCGATAAGAAGGCGGCGGAGGACAGGAGCAAGCAG CTGGAAGATGAGCTGGTGTCGCTGCAAAAGAAACTCAAGGGCACCGAAGATGAACTGGACAAATACTCCGAGGCTCTTAAAGATGCCCAGGAGAAGCTGGAGCTGGCAGAGAAAAAGGCCACCGAC GCTGAAGCTGATGTAGCTTCTCTGAACAGACGCATCCAGCTGGTTGAGGAAGAGTTGGATCGAGCCCAGGAGCGtctagcaacagctttgcagaaGCTGGAGGAGGCTGAGAAGGCAGCAGATGAGAGCGAGAG AGGCATGAAAGTCATTGAAAGTCGAGCCCAAAAGgatgaggagaaaatggagatcCAGGAGATCCAACTGAAAGAGGCCAAGCACATTGCTGAAGATGCTGACCGCAAGTATGAAGAG GTGGCCCGTAAGCTGGTCATCATTGAGAGTGACCTGGAACGTGCAGAGGAGCGGGCCGAGCTCTCAGAAGG CAAATGTGCCGAGCTTGAAGAAGAGTTGAAAACTGTGACGAACAACTTGAAGTCACTGGAGGCTCAGGCTGAGAAG TACTCTCAGAAGGAAGACAAGTATGAGGAAGAGATCAAGGTCCTTTCTGACAAGCTGAAGGAG GCTGAGACTCGGGCTGAGTTTGCAGAGAGGTCAGTAACAAAATTGGAGAAGAGCATTGATGACTTAGAAG AGAAAGTGGCTCATGCCAAAGAAGAAAACCTTAGTATGCATCAGATGCTGGATCAGACTTTACTGGAGTTAAACAACATGTGA
- the TPM1 gene encoding tropomyosin alpha-1 chain isoform X1, with amino-acid sequence MDAIKKKMQMLKLDKENALDRAEQAEADKKAAEDRSKQLEDELVSLQKKLKGTEDELDKYSEALKDAQEKLELAEKKATDAEADVASLNRRIQLVEEELDRAQERLATALQKLEEAEKAADESERGMKVIESRAQKDEEKMEIQEIQLKEAKHIAEDADRKYEEVARKLVIIESDLERAEERAELSEGKCAELEEELKTVTNNLKSLEAQAEKYSQKEDKYEEEIKVLSDKLKEAETRAEFAERSVTKLEKSIDDLEDKFLCFTSPKTPSSSWMSHLSELCRLSLLQLTLVLFFSSLP; translated from the exons ATGGACGCCATCAAGAAGAAGATGCAGATGCTGAAGCTCGACAAGGAGAACGCCTTGGATCGAGCCGAGCAGGCGGAGGCCGATAAGAAGGCGGCGGAGGACAGGAGCAAGCAG CTGGAAGATGAGCTGGTGTCGCTGCAAAAGAAACTCAAGGGCACCGAAGATGAACTGGACAAATACTCCGAGGCTCTTAAAGATGCCCAGGAGAAGCTGGAGCTGGCAGAGAAAAAGGCCACCGAC GCTGAAGCTGATGTAGCTTCTCTGAACAGACGCATCCAGCTGGTTGAGGAAGAGTTGGATCGAGCCCAGGAGCGtctagcaacagctttgcagaaGCTGGAGGAGGCTGAGAAGGCAGCAGATGAGAGCGAGAG AGGCATGAAAGTCATTGAAAGTCGAGCCCAAAAGgatgaggagaaaatggagatcCAGGAGATCCAACTGAAAGAGGCCAAGCACATTGCTGAAGATGCTGACCGCAAGTATGAAGAG GTGGCCCGTAAGCTGGTCATCATTGAGAGTGACCTGGAACGTGCAGAGGAGCGGGCCGAGCTCTCAGAAGG CAAATGTGCCGAGCTTGAAGAAGAGTTGAAAACTGTGACGAACAACTTGAAGTCACTGGAGGCTCAGGCTGAGAAG TACTCTCAGAAGGAAGACAAGTATGAGGAAGAGATCAAGGTCCTTTCTGACAAGCTGAAGGAG GCTGAGACTCGGGCTGAGTTTGCAGAGAGGTCAGTAACAAAATTGGAGAAGAGCATTGATGACTTAGAAG ATAAGTTTCTTTGCTTCACTTCTCCCAAGACCCCTTCGTCAAGCTGGATGTCCCACCTCTCTGAGCTCTGCCGTCTGTCTCTCCTCCAGCTGACCCTGGTTCTTTTCTTTAGCTCCCTGCCCTAG
- the TPM1 gene encoding tropomyosin alpha-1 chain isoform X13 — MDAIKKKMQMLKLDKENALDRAEQAEADKKAAEDRSKQLEDELVSLQKKLKGTEDELDKYSEALKDAQEKLELAEKKATDAEADVASLNRRIQLVEEELDRAQERLATALQKLEEAEKAADESERGMKVIESRAQKDEEKMEIQEIQLKEAKHIAEDADRKYEEVARKLVIIESDLERAEERAELSEGKCAELEEELKTVTNNLKSLEAQAEKYSQKEDKYEEEIKVLSDKLKEAETRAEFAERSVTKLEKSIDDLEDQLYQQLEQNRRLTNQLKLALNED; from the exons ATGGACGCCATCAAGAAGAAGATGCAGATGCTGAAGCTCGACAAGGAGAACGCCTTGGATCGAGCCGAGCAGGCGGAGGCCGATAAGAAGGCGGCGGAGGACAGGAGCAAGCAG CTGGAAGATGAGCTGGTGTCGCTGCAAAAGAAACTCAAGGGCACCGAAGATGAACTGGACAAATACTCCGAGGCTCTTAAAGATGCCCAGGAGAAGCTGGAGCTGGCAGAGAAAAAGGCCACCGAC GCTGAAGCTGATGTAGCTTCTCTGAACAGACGCATCCAGCTGGTTGAGGAAGAGTTGGATCGAGCCCAGGAGCGtctagcaacagctttgcagaaGCTGGAGGAGGCTGAGAAGGCAGCAGATGAGAGCGAGAG AGGCATGAAAGTCATTGAAAGTCGAGCCCAAAAGgatgaggagaaaatggagatcCAGGAGATCCAACTGAAAGAGGCCAAGCACATTGCTGAAGATGCTGACCGCAAGTATGAAGAG GTGGCCCGTAAGCTGGTCATCATTGAGAGTGACCTGGAACGTGCAGAGGAGCGGGCCGAGCTCTCAGAAGG CAAATGTGCCGAGCTTGAAGAAGAGTTGAAAACTGTGACGAACAACTTGAAGTCACTGGAGGCTCAGGCTGAGAAG TACTCTCAGAAGGAAGACAAGTATGAGGAAGAGATCAAGGTCCTTTCTGACAAGCTGAAGGAG GCTGAGACTCGGGCTGAGTTTGCAGAGAGGTCAGTAACAAAATTGGAGAAGAGCATTGATGACTTAGAAG ATCAACTCTACCAGCAACTTGAGCAAAACCGCCGCCTAACTAACCAACTAAAGCTGGCCCTGAATGAGGATTAA
- the TPM1 gene encoding tropomyosin alpha-1 chain isoform X2 yields MDAIKKKMQMLKLDKENALDRAEQAEADKKAAEDRSKQLEEDIAAKEKLLRASEDERDRVLEELHKAEDSLLAANETAAKAEADVASLNRRIQLVEEELDRAQERLATALQKLEEAEKAADESERGMKVIESRAQKDEEKMEIQEIQLKEAKHIAEDADRKYEEVARKLVIIESDLERAEERAELSEGKCAELEEELKTVTNNLKSLEAQAEKYSQKEDKYEEEIKVLSDKLKEAETRAEFAERSVTKLEKSIDDLEDKFLCFTSPKTPSSSWMSHLSELCRLSLLQLTLVLFFSSLP; encoded by the exons ATGGACGCCATCAAGAAGAAGATGCAGATGCTGAAGCTCGACAAGGAGAACGCCTTGGATCGAGCCGAGCAGGCGGAGGCCGATAAGAAGGCGGCGGAGGACAGGAGCAAGCAG CTGGAGGAGGACATCGCGGCAAAGGAGAAACTGCTGCGGGCGTCGGAGGACGAGCGGGACCGGGTGCTGGAGGAGCTGCACAAGGCGGAGGACAGCCTCCTGGCCGCCAATGAGACCGCCGCCAAG GCTGAAGCTGATGTAGCTTCTCTGAACAGACGCATCCAGCTGGTTGAGGAAGAGTTGGATCGAGCCCAGGAGCGtctagcaacagctttgcagaaGCTGGAGGAGGCTGAGAAGGCAGCAGATGAGAGCGAGAG AGGCATGAAAGTCATTGAAAGTCGAGCCCAAAAGgatgaggagaaaatggagatcCAGGAGATCCAACTGAAAGAGGCCAAGCACATTGCTGAAGATGCTGACCGCAAGTATGAAGAG GTGGCCCGTAAGCTGGTCATCATTGAGAGTGACCTGGAACGTGCAGAGGAGCGGGCCGAGCTCTCAGAAGG CAAATGTGCCGAGCTTGAAGAAGAGTTGAAAACTGTGACGAACAACTTGAAGTCACTGGAGGCTCAGGCTGAGAAG TACTCTCAGAAGGAAGACAAGTATGAGGAAGAGATCAAGGTCCTTTCTGACAAGCTGAAGGAG GCTGAGACTCGGGCTGAGTTTGCAGAGAGGTCAGTAACAAAATTGGAGAAGAGCATTGATGACTTAGAAG ATAAGTTTCTTTGCTTCACTTCTCCCAAGACCCCTTCGTCAAGCTGGATGTCCCACCTCTCTGAGCTCTGCCGTCTGTCTCTCCTCCAGCTGACCCTGGTTCTTTTCTTTAGCTCCCTGCCCTAG
- the TPM1 gene encoding tropomyosin alpha-1 chain isoform X7, with protein sequence MDAIKKKMQMLKLDKENALDRAEQAEADKKAAEDRSKQLEEDIAAKEKLLRASEDERDRVLEELHKAEDSLLAANETAAKAEADVASLNRRIQLVEEELDRAQERLATALQKLEEAEKAADESERGMKVIESRAQKDEEKMEIQEIQLKEAKHIAEDADRKYEEVARKLVIIESDLERAEERAELSEGKCAELEEELKTVTNNLKSLEAQAEKYSQKEDKYEEEIKVLSDKLKEAETRAEFAERSVTKLEKSIDDLEDELYAQKLKYKAISEELDHALNDMTSM encoded by the exons ATGGACGCCATCAAGAAGAAGATGCAGATGCTGAAGCTCGACAAGGAGAACGCCTTGGATCGAGCCGAGCAGGCGGAGGCCGATAAGAAGGCGGCGGAGGACAGGAGCAAGCAG CTGGAGGAGGACATCGCGGCAAAGGAGAAACTGCTGCGGGCGTCGGAGGACGAGCGGGACCGGGTGCTGGAGGAGCTGCACAAGGCGGAGGACAGCCTCCTGGCCGCCAATGAGACCGCCGCCAAG GCTGAAGCTGATGTAGCTTCTCTGAACAGACGCATCCAGCTGGTTGAGGAAGAGTTGGATCGAGCCCAGGAGCGtctagcaacagctttgcagaaGCTGGAGGAGGCTGAGAAGGCAGCAGATGAGAGCGAGAG AGGCATGAAAGTCATTGAAAGTCGAGCCCAAAAGgatgaggagaaaatggagatcCAGGAGATCCAACTGAAAGAGGCCAAGCACATTGCTGAAGATGCTGACCGCAAGTATGAAGAG GTGGCCCGTAAGCTGGTCATCATTGAGAGTGACCTGGAACGTGCAGAGGAGCGGGCCGAGCTCTCAGAAGG CAAATGTGCCGAGCTTGAAGAAGAGTTGAAAACTGTGACGAACAACTTGAAGTCACTGGAGGCTCAGGCTGAGAAG TACTCTCAGAAGGAAGACAAGTATGAGGAAGAGATCAAGGTCCTTTCTGACAAGCTGAAGGAG GCTGAGACTCGGGCTGAGTTTGCAGAGAGGTCAGTAACAAAATTGGAGAAGAGCATTGATGACTTAGAAG ACGAGCTGTATGCTCAGAAACTGAAGTACAAAGCCATCAGCGAGGAGCTGGACCACGCTCTCAACGATATGACTTCCATGTAA
- the TPM1 gene encoding tropomyosin alpha-1 chain isoform X3, which translates to MDAIKKKMQMLKLDKENALDRAEQAEADKKAAEDRSKQLEDELVSLQKKLKGTEDELDKYSEALKDAQEKLELAEKKATDAEADVASLNRRIQLVEEELDRAQERLATALQKLEEAEKAADESERGMKVIESRAQKDEEKMEIQEIQLKEAKHIAEDADRKYEEVARKLVIIESDLERAEERAELSEGQVRQLEEQLRIMDQTLKALMAAEDKYSQKEDKYEEEIKVLSDKLKEAETRAEFAERSVTKLEKSIDDLEDKFLCFTSPKTPSSSWMSHLSELCRLSLLQLTLVLFFSSLP; encoded by the exons ATGGACGCCATCAAGAAGAAGATGCAGATGCTGAAGCTCGACAAGGAGAACGCCTTGGATCGAGCCGAGCAGGCGGAGGCCGATAAGAAGGCGGCGGAGGACAGGAGCAAGCAG CTGGAAGATGAGCTGGTGTCGCTGCAAAAGAAACTCAAGGGCACCGAAGATGAACTGGACAAATACTCCGAGGCTCTTAAAGATGCCCAGGAGAAGCTGGAGCTGGCAGAGAAAAAGGCCACCGAC GCTGAAGCTGATGTAGCTTCTCTGAACAGACGCATCCAGCTGGTTGAGGAAGAGTTGGATCGAGCCCAGGAGCGtctagcaacagctttgcagaaGCTGGAGGAGGCTGAGAAGGCAGCAGATGAGAGCGAGAG AGGCATGAAAGTCATTGAAAGTCGAGCCCAAAAGgatgaggagaaaatggagatcCAGGAGATCCAACTGAAAGAGGCCAAGCACATTGCTGAAGATGCTGACCGCAAGTATGAAGAG GTGGCCCGTAAGCTGGTCATCATTGAGAGTGACCTGGAACGTGCAGAGGAGCGGGCCGAGCTCTCAGAAGG CCAAGTTCGACAGCTGGAAGAACAATTAAGAATAATGGATCAGACCTTGAAAGCACTAATGGCTGCAGAGGATAAG TACTCTCAGAAGGAAGACAAGTATGAGGAAGAGATCAAGGTCCTTTCTGACAAGCTGAAGGAG GCTGAGACTCGGGCTGAGTTTGCAGAGAGGTCAGTAACAAAATTGGAGAAGAGCATTGATGACTTAGAAG ATAAGTTTCTTTGCTTCACTTCTCCCAAGACCCCTTCGTCAAGCTGGATGTCCCACCTCTCTGAGCTCTGCCGTCTGTCTCTCCTCCAGCTGACCCTGGTTCTTTTCTTTAGCTCCCTGCCCTAG
- the TPM1 gene encoding tropomyosin alpha-1 chain isoform X9 — protein sequence MDAIKKKMQMLKLDKENALDRAEQAEADKKAAEDRSKQLEDELVSLQKKLKGTEDELDKYSEALKDAQEKLELAEKKATDAEADVASLNRRIQLVEEELDRAQERLATALQKLEEAEKAADESERGMKVIESRAQKDEEKMEIQEIQLKEAKHIAEDADRKYEEVARKLVIIESDLERAEERAELSEGQVRQLEEQLRIMDQTLKALMAAEDKYSQKEDKYEEEIKVLSDKLKEAETRAEFAERSVTKLEKSIDDLEDELYAQKLKYKAISEELDHALNDMTSI from the exons ATGGACGCCATCAAGAAGAAGATGCAGATGCTGAAGCTCGACAAGGAGAACGCCTTGGATCGAGCCGAGCAGGCGGAGGCCGATAAGAAGGCGGCGGAGGACAGGAGCAAGCAG CTGGAAGATGAGCTGGTGTCGCTGCAAAAGAAACTCAAGGGCACCGAAGATGAACTGGACAAATACTCCGAGGCTCTTAAAGATGCCCAGGAGAAGCTGGAGCTGGCAGAGAAAAAGGCCACCGAC GCTGAAGCTGATGTAGCTTCTCTGAACAGACGCATCCAGCTGGTTGAGGAAGAGTTGGATCGAGCCCAGGAGCGtctagcaacagctttgcagaaGCTGGAGGAGGCTGAGAAGGCAGCAGATGAGAGCGAGAG AGGCATGAAAGTCATTGAAAGTCGAGCCCAAAAGgatgaggagaaaatggagatcCAGGAGATCCAACTGAAAGAGGCCAAGCACATTGCTGAAGATGCTGACCGCAAGTATGAAGAG GTGGCCCGTAAGCTGGTCATCATTGAGAGTGACCTGGAACGTGCAGAGGAGCGGGCCGAGCTCTCAGAAGG CCAAGTTCGACAGCTGGAAGAACAATTAAGAATAATGGATCAGACCTTGAAAGCACTAATGGCTGCAGAGGATAAG TACTCTCAGAAGGAAGACAAGTATGAGGAAGAGATCAAGGTCCTTTCTGACAAGCTGAAGGAG GCTGAGACTCGGGCTGAGTTTGCAGAGAGGTCAGTAACAAAATTGGAGAAGAGCATTGATGACTTAGAAG ACGAGCTGTATGCTCAGAAACTGAAGTACAAAGCCATCAGCGAGGAGCTGGACCACGCTCTCAACGATATGACTTCCAT ATAA